The Neoarius graeffei isolate fNeoGra1 chromosome 12, fNeoGra1.pri, whole genome shotgun sequence genome window below encodes:
- the slc3a2b gene encoding solute carrier family 3 member 2b isoform X2, with protein sequence MSKYTEVDMKDVELNEGNPERQPVAAANGDASSGLLSENGITKIKIADEKESKFTGLSKEELLKVAGTPGWVRARWALLVLFWLGWLGMLAGAIALIIQAPRCKPLPELNWWDLGPLYQIGDVNAFAGPAGLKNLGAKIGALGQLKVKGLIVGPIHVSTADQFDDLNLTEIAPSAGSLSDLETFINAAHKKGMSVVLDLTPNYKGSEPWFSNASLTDVAEAVRAATDHWLDKGVDGILLYGFEHVAKVVPLVWDSIRETVSNHTEEDKKKVLIGVTEATSPDDVNVLLNQTGVDLLLSDVLRNKSGDAVEQVVENLYSQNGIQLAWNLGHRVKGHLATMVDSMAVKLHQLLLLTLPGTPVFNYGDEIGLKDENTVYPVMIWDSSDTNETEKSQVEQRNSLRTFFRDVSDERVKSRSLLHGDYILLSSTASTLAYLRSWDQSDCYIAAFNWNPTDKDTLQLRHELLPDKATVVVSTNEEKMAHAQSINLLEFELEPQQAVLLKFPHVA encoded by the exons ATGTCCAAATATACTGAGGTTGATATGAAGGATGTGGAGCTGAATGAGGGAAATCCAGAAAGGCAGCCTGTTGCTGCTGCCAATGGTGATGCCAGCTCAGGTTTGTTATCCGAAAATGGCATCACGAAGATCAAGATTGCTGACGAGAAGGAATCCAAATTCACCGGACTGTCCAAGGAGGAGCTGTTAAAAGTCGCTGGAACTCCAGG GTGGGTGCGAGCCCGATGGGCGCTCCTTGTTCTGTTCTGGCTTGGTTGGCTTGGCATGCTCGCTGGTGCCATCGCTCTCATCATACAGGCACCTCGGTGCAAGCCGCTTCCTGAGCTGAACTGGTGGGATTTAGGGCCCCTGTACCAGATTGGAGACGTTAATGCGTTTGCCGGACCTGCTGGCCTTAAAA ATTTGGGGGCGAAGATTGGTGCTTTGGGACAACTGAAGGTGAAGGGTCTGATTGTTGGTCCCATTCATGTATCCACTGCTGATCAGTTTGACGACCTGAATTTGACGGAGATTGCCCCTTCTGCTGGCAGTCTTTCTGATCTGGAGACTTTTATTAATGCAGCGCACAAGAAAG GTATGTCCGTGGTTTTGGATCTGACCCCGAACTACAAAGGATCCGAGCCATGGTTCTCCAACGCTTCACTGACCGATGTGGCAGAAGCTGTCAGG GCTGCCACTGATCACTGGCTAGACAAAGGCGTTGATGGTATCCTGCTATATGGTTTTGAGCATGTTGCCAAAGTTGTACCATTGGTTTGGGATAGCATAAGGGAGACTGTCAGTAATCACACCGAAGAGGACAAGAAAAA GGTTTTAATTGGAGTTACCGAGGCCACGTCTCCTGATGATGTGAACGTCCTATTGAATCAGACTGGTGTGGATTTGCTCCTTTCTGACGTCCTGAGAAACAAATCTGGCGACGCGGTTGAGCAGGTTGTGGAGAATCTCTACTCTCAGAACGGGATCCAACTGGCTTGGAACCTGGGTCACCGTGTCAAGGGACACCTGGCCACCATGGTAGATTCTATGGCTGTCAAGTTGCACCAGCTGCTGCTTCTTACCTTGCCTGGAACTCCTGTCTTCAACTATGGTGATGAAATTGGTCTAAAGGATGAG AATACAGTATATCCAGTGATGATTTGGGACTCTTCAGACACAAACGAGACTGAGAAG TCTCAGGTAGAACAGAGGAACTCTCTGCGCACTTTCTTCAGGGATGTGAGTGACGAGAGAGTGAAGAGCCGCTCCCTTCTGCATGGAGATTATATTCTTCTGTCCAGCACCGCCAGTACTCTCGCATACTTGCGCTCATGGGACCAGAGTGACTGTTACATAGCTGCATTCAACTGGAATCCTACTGATAAAGACACTCTGCAGCTGCGCCACGAATTGCTTCCTGACAAAGCCACAGTTGTAGTTAGTACTAATGAAGAAAAAATGGCCCATGCCCAGTCCATTAATTTGTTGGAATTCGAATTGGAGCCACAACAGGCTGTTCTGCTTAAATTCCCTCATGTTGCATAA
- the slc3a2b gene encoding solute carrier family 3 member 2b isoform X1 translates to MSKYTEVDMKDVELNEGNPERQPVAAANGDASSGLLSENGITKIKIADEKESKFTGLSKEELLKVAGTPGWVRARWALLVLFWLGWLGMLAGAIALIIQAPRCKPLPELNWWDLGPLYQIGDVNAFAGPAGLKSKDLGAKIGALGQLKVKGLIVGPIHVSTADQFDDLNLTEIAPSAGSLSDLETFINAAHKKGMSVVLDLTPNYKGSEPWFSNASLTDVAEAVRAATDHWLDKGVDGILLYGFEHVAKVVPLVWDSIRETVSNHTEEDKKKVLIGVTEATSPDDVNVLLNQTGVDLLLSDVLRNKSGDAVEQVVENLYSQNGIQLAWNLGHRVKGHLATMVDSMAVKLHQLLLLTLPGTPVFNYGDEIGLKDENTVYPVMIWDSSDTNETEKSQVEQRNSLRTFFRDVSDERVKSRSLLHGDYILLSSTASTLAYLRSWDQSDCYIAAFNWNPTDKDTLQLRHELLPDKATVVVSTNEEKMAHAQSINLLEFELEPQQAVLLKFPHVA, encoded by the exons ATGTCCAAATATACTGAGGTTGATATGAAGGATGTGGAGCTGAATGAGGGAAATCCAGAAAGGCAGCCTGTTGCTGCTGCCAATGGTGATGCCAGCTCAGGTTTGTTATCCGAAAATGGCATCACGAAGATCAAGATTGCTGACGAGAAGGAATCCAAATTCACCGGACTGTCCAAGGAGGAGCTGTTAAAAGTCGCTGGAACTCCAGG GTGGGTGCGAGCCCGATGGGCGCTCCTTGTTCTGTTCTGGCTTGGTTGGCTTGGCATGCTCGCTGGTGCCATCGCTCTCATCATACAGGCACCTCGGTGCAAGCCGCTTCCTGAGCTGAACTGGTGGGATTTAGGGCCCCTGTACCAGATTGGAGACGTTAATGCGTTTGCCGGACCTGCTGGCCTTAAAAGTAAgg ATTTGGGGGCGAAGATTGGTGCTTTGGGACAACTGAAGGTGAAGGGTCTGATTGTTGGTCCCATTCATGTATCCACTGCTGATCAGTTTGACGACCTGAATTTGACGGAGATTGCCCCTTCTGCTGGCAGTCTTTCTGATCTGGAGACTTTTATTAATGCAGCGCACAAGAAAG GTATGTCCGTGGTTTTGGATCTGACCCCGAACTACAAAGGATCCGAGCCATGGTTCTCCAACGCTTCACTGACCGATGTGGCAGAAGCTGTCAGG GCTGCCACTGATCACTGGCTAGACAAAGGCGTTGATGGTATCCTGCTATATGGTTTTGAGCATGTTGCCAAAGTTGTACCATTGGTTTGGGATAGCATAAGGGAGACTGTCAGTAATCACACCGAAGAGGACAAGAAAAA GGTTTTAATTGGAGTTACCGAGGCCACGTCTCCTGATGATGTGAACGTCCTATTGAATCAGACTGGTGTGGATTTGCTCCTTTCTGACGTCCTGAGAAACAAATCTGGCGACGCGGTTGAGCAGGTTGTGGAGAATCTCTACTCTCAGAACGGGATCCAACTGGCTTGGAACCTGGGTCACCGTGTCAAGGGACACCTGGCCACCATGGTAGATTCTATGGCTGTCAAGTTGCACCAGCTGCTGCTTCTTACCTTGCCTGGAACTCCTGTCTTCAACTATGGTGATGAAATTGGTCTAAAGGATGAG AATACAGTATATCCAGTGATGATTTGGGACTCTTCAGACACAAACGAGACTGAGAAG TCTCAGGTAGAACAGAGGAACTCTCTGCGCACTTTCTTCAGGGATGTGAGTGACGAGAGAGTGAAGAGCCGCTCCCTTCTGCATGGAGATTATATTCTTCTGTCCAGCACCGCCAGTACTCTCGCATACTTGCGCTCATGGGACCAGAGTGACTGTTACATAGCTGCATTCAACTGGAATCCTACTGATAAAGACACTCTGCAGCTGCGCCACGAATTGCTTCCTGACAAAGCCACAGTTGTAGTTAGTACTAATGAAGAAAAAATGGCCCATGCCCAGTCCATTAATTTGTTGGAATTCGAATTGGAGCCACAACAGGCTGTTCTGCTTAAATTCCCTCATGTTGCATAA
- the banf1 gene encoding barrier-to-autointegration factor, translating into MSSTSQKHKEFVAEPMGEKPVMALAGIGERLGERLSEKGFDKAYVVLGQFLVLKKDEELFREWLKDTCGANVKQQGDCYGCLREWCDSFL; encoded by the exons ATGTCATCAACATCACAGAAACACAAGGAGTTTGTGGCCGAGCCCATGGGTGAGAAGCCAGTGATGGCACTGGCTGGAATTGGAGAAAGGCTCGGAGAAAGACTGTCGGAAAAAGGCTTTGATAAa GCGTACGTTGTTCTCGGCCAGTTCCTGGTGCTGAAGAAGGATGAAGAGCTGTTTCGGGAGTGGTTAAAGGATACCTGTGGGGCGAATGTGAAACAGCAAGGTGACTGTTATGGCTGCCTTCGAGAATGGTGTGACTCCTTCCTGTAa